A section of the Jatrophihabitans sp. genome encodes:
- a CDS encoding AarF/UbiB family protein: MGTHSRARVALRAVRLLALSLAALVPTVLSSLLLATVKGRPAGVRHAWRQLTLLLELLGPAFVKAGQVVATRRDLLPPVACDQLSTLQESSSPMSGAQARRALEAAFGARAHELFEQVEYAAVASGSVACVYRARLASGAEVALKLRRPGIETSMALDLRLIRAGSRVIAGLPPFRGIPVTAVVEHACAAVFGQLDFDREAESLSLLRDNLATVPRVWVPKVDRDLSTRSCIVMEFIDGLELDAAQRCSAANRRKFAASALTAIYHMLFVDGFVHCDMHPGNLYFTESGHVVVLDAGFSVQLTDRLRRLFADFFLNMALGEGIRCAEIVVESAEEAGPGADIDGFIVQMADLVDRNHRVPAKDFSLMRFATEMFDLQRGHGVHAAPELIFPLLSLLVIEGTIRDLDPDVDFQEVARPMLMQGKFGQR, encoded by the coding sequence ATGGGGACGCACAGCCGTGCGCGGGTGGCGCTGCGAGCGGTCCGGCTGCTGGCGCTGAGCTTGGCGGCGCTGGTTCCGACGGTCCTCAGCAGCCTGCTGCTGGCCACGGTGAAAGGCCGCCCCGCGGGAGTCCGGCACGCCTGGCGACAGCTCACCCTACTGCTGGAGCTACTGGGGCCGGCCTTCGTCAAGGCCGGTCAGGTAGTCGCCACCCGCCGCGACCTGCTGCCGCCGGTCGCCTGCGATCAGCTTTCGACGTTGCAGGAATCCTCATCACCGATGAGCGGCGCGCAGGCCCGGCGCGCGCTCGAAGCCGCCTTCGGCGCCCGAGCGCACGAGCTCTTCGAACAGGTCGAGTACGCCGCCGTGGCCAGCGGCAGCGTCGCGTGTGTCTACCGAGCGCGACTGGCCTCCGGCGCCGAAGTGGCGCTGAAGCTCCGCCGCCCGGGTATCGAGACCTCCATGGCGCTCGACCTTCGGCTTATCCGGGCCGGATCGCGCGTGATCGCCGGACTGCCGCCGTTCCGAGGCATTCCGGTGACCGCCGTCGTAGAGCACGCGTGCGCCGCGGTGTTCGGGCAGTTGGACTTCGATCGCGAGGCCGAGAGCCTGAGCCTGCTGCGCGACAACCTGGCCACCGTGCCGAGGGTGTGGGTGCCGAAGGTCGACAGGGACCTCTCGACGCGGTCCTGCATCGTGATGGAGTTCATCGACGGCCTCGAGCTCGACGCCGCCCAACGGTGCTCGGCGGCGAACCGGCGCAAATTCGCCGCCTCCGCCCTCACCGCCATCTATCACATGCTGTTCGTCGACGGGTTCGTGCACTGCGACATGCACCCGGGCAACCTCTACTTCACCGAGTCCGGCCACGTCGTCGTCCTGGATGCCGGGTTCAGCGTTCAGCTGACCGACCGGTTGCGCCGGCTGTTCGCCGACTTCTTCCTGAACATGGCGCTGGGCGAGGGGATCCGGTGCGCGGAGATCGTGGTCGAGAGTGCCGAGGAGGCCGGGCCCGGCGCTGACATCGACGGGTTCATCGTGCAGATGGCCGACCTGGTCGATCGCAATCACCGGGTGCCGGCCAAGGACTTCAGCCTGATGCGATTCGCGACCGAGATGTTCGACCTGCAGCGCGGGCATGGCGTGCACGCCGCGCCGGAGTTGATCTTTCCGCTGCTCTCGCTACTCGTGATCGAGGGAACCATCCGAGACCTGGACCCGGACGTGGACTTTCAGGAAGTCGCCCGACCGATGCTGATGCAGGGCAAGTTCGGCCAGCGCTGA
- a CDS encoding methyltransferase domain-containing protein yields the protein MDQDALIMHQVMLGDSVRLHAYDQALRQTVRPGDIVVDVGSGTLILSLLALRHGAVHVYAIEGSPEVAALAVAIAKRNHLEGRVTIIQGDARTVRLPTDVDVIVSEMMGNLGPEEQMAEVVAEVARRHLKPGGRVIPQRVETRFQAIQFDAEGWGVWSDDFWGYSLSPVQDYAPPAAQLHFFTRRPLALSAPVIAADEVLGADPAAMPERLRLDITEPGTLHAVIGYFEATLADGVSLSNHPGYPGCNWAVWVWPLRHTPVRPGTSLEVRIKRPADVRIAADWQLDCSIVRAAPASVS from the coding sequence GTGGATCAGGATGCGCTGATCATGCATCAGGTGATGCTCGGTGACAGCGTCCGGCTGCACGCCTATGACCAGGCACTGCGCCAGACGGTGCGCCCCGGTGACATCGTGGTGGACGTCGGCTCCGGCACCCTCATCCTGTCGCTGCTCGCGCTGCGGCACGGGGCCGTCCACGTGTACGCGATCGAAGGCTCTCCGGAGGTCGCCGCCCTGGCGGTCGCGATCGCCAAGCGCAATCACCTCGAAGGCCGGGTGACGATCATCCAGGGTGACGCCCGCACGGTGCGGCTGCCGACCGACGTGGACGTCATCGTCTCGGAGATGATGGGCAACCTGGGCCCTGAGGAGCAGATGGCCGAGGTCGTGGCGGAGGTGGCCCGACGGCATCTGAAGCCGGGCGGGCGGGTGATCCCCCAGCGCGTCGAGACCCGCTTCCAGGCCATCCAGTTCGACGCCGAGGGCTGGGGGGTGTGGTCCGATGACTTCTGGGGCTACTCGCTGAGCCCGGTGCAGGACTACGCACCGCCCGCCGCCCAGTTGCACTTCTTCACCCGCCGGCCGCTGGCGCTGAGCGCGCCGGTGATCGCCGCGGACGAGGTGCTCGGAGCCGACCCGGCGGCCATGCCCGAGCGGCTGCGCCTTGACATCACCGAACCCGGGACGCTGCACGCCGTCATCGGCTACTTCGAGGCGACGCTGGCCGACGGGGTGAGCCTGTCCAACCACCCCGGTTACCCCGGTTGCAACTGGGCGGTGTGGGTGTGGCCACTGCGGCACACCCCGGTGCGTCCCGGCACGTCCCTCGAGGTGAGGATCAAGCGCCCGGCGGATGTGCGCATCGCGGCCGACTGGCAGCTTGACTGCAGCATCGTCCGCGCCGCCCCAGCGAGCGTGTCATGA
- a CDS encoding metallopeptidase TldD-related protein, which yields MRTAPAMRAAPATRTALDEQRAPAARSPQELALTALRLAADCDDCVAIAEDSSTVHVRWAADSLTTNGAARSRRFTVVCVRGPSAGVASHSGALDDSSLEDLVARAKQAARGDCAEPAESLITGSAAEDWALPPAESDAGVLARFAAKAGAAIERAGSPRSSLSGYAEQQVSTTYLASSSGLLLRHEQPRGLLDLVATRAGASAWRGVGTACVADLDVGSLRAQLDQQLGWTSRRAELWPGKYEVLLAPAAVADLMLQLYQAAGAGEAAGGQGPFSRSGGGALLGQRLSPAALTLRSDPAEPGLECAPVLLTRASTDRTSVLDNGLPLRPTSWITDGVLTALVQTRRTARLTGQHPSAEIANLVLEGGGDAALAELIARTERALLVTSVWYLRDVDPQRLLVTGLTRDGGYLVEHGEVVARLPDFRFNESPVELLGRVSEVGRSEPTLPREWGEHVTRVAMPALRVRDFDVSAVSR from the coding sequence ATGAGGACCGCGCCGGCGATGAGGGCCGCGCCGGCCACGAGAACAGCGCTGGACGAGCAGCGCGCGCCGGCGGCCCGGAGCCCGCAGGAGTTGGCGCTCACAGCCCTGCGGCTGGCCGCCGACTGCGACGACTGCGTCGCGATCGCCGAGGACAGCAGCACGGTGCACGTCCGCTGGGCAGCCGACTCGCTGACCACCAATGGCGCGGCCCGCTCGCGCCGGTTCACCGTGGTGTGTGTCCGCGGCCCGTCCGCCGGGGTCGCCTCGCACTCCGGAGCACTGGACGATTCCTCGCTGGAGGATCTGGTCGCCAGGGCGAAGCAGGCCGCCCGCGGTGACTGCGCAGAGCCGGCCGAATCGCTGATCACCGGCTCGGCGGCCGAGGACTGGGCCCTGCCGCCGGCCGAGTCGGACGCCGGGGTGCTGGCCCGGTTCGCGGCGAAAGCGGGCGCTGCCATCGAGCGCGCCGGCTCACCGCGCTCCAGCCTCTCCGGCTACGCCGAGCAGCAGGTGAGCACGACCTACCTGGCGTCCTCCAGCGGCCTGCTGCTGCGTCACGAGCAGCCCAGGGGACTCCTCGACCTGGTCGCCACCCGAGCCGGGGCCTCGGCCTGGCGTGGCGTGGGCACGGCGTGCGTCGCGGACCTCGACGTGGGCTCACTTCGCGCCCAGCTCGACCAGCAGCTCGGCTGGACGTCCCGCCGTGCCGAGCTTTGGCCGGGAAAGTACGAGGTGCTGCTGGCGCCGGCCGCCGTCGCCGACCTGATGCTGCAGCTGTACCAGGCGGCCGGAGCCGGCGAGGCGGCCGGCGGGCAGGGACCCTTCAGCCGTTCCGGCGGCGGCGCCCTGCTGGGGCAACGGCTCAGCCCGGCCGCCCTGACGCTGCGCAGCGACCCCGCTGAGCCGGGACTGGAGTGCGCGCCGGTCCTGCTCACCCGCGCGTCCACCGATCGGACGTCCGTCCTGGACAACGGCCTGCCACTGCGGCCCACCAGCTGGATCACCGACGGCGTCCTCACCGCGCTGGTCCAGACCCGGCGGACGGCGCGGCTCACCGGGCAGCACCCGAGCGCCGAGATAGCCAACCTGGTGCTGGAGGGCGGCGGTGACGCCGCGCTGGCGGAGCTGATCGCGCGTACCGAGCGAGCCCTGCTGGTCACCTCGGTCTGGTACCTGCGCGACGTCGATCCCCAGCGGTTGCTGGTCACCGGCCTCACCCGGGACGGCGGGTATCTCGTCGAGCATGGTGAGGTGGTGGCCAGGCTGCCCGACTTCCGCTTCAACGAGAGCCCGGTCGAGCTGCTGGGCCGGGTGAGCGAGGTCGGCCGGAGCGAGCCGACGCTGCCGCGCGAATGGGGTGAGCACGTCACCCGGGTGGCGATGCCCGCGCTGCGGGTGCGGGACTTCGACGTCTCGGCGGTGTCGCGGTGA
- a CDS encoding ABC transporter substrate-binding protein — protein MSAPSAAAVRAERPRAGGVLRLYGPGDIDHLDPAAAHRQTRAILRLLSRQLLSYQPHADLRNWQSVAPVPDVALAVPSTYNAGLGASHRSYVLHLRPQVCWDTSPPREVTAQDFVRGFKRVAGTRARSAARSYFGSVIRGMAQFCDGFAAAVPPTATAEQFAAYQNAHEIPGIFVLDDQTLVIELLRASPDFTHMLALIGASAAPAEYDALVPGSPESHRNLRSNGPYRVAHHLPGKQLRLEPNPAWLPESDPVRGRHLDAIEITVGAAGPREIADRIEAGHADLPWGAPARALPAQSHADPAGTLSWDLDPYLVFNVAGGAAALGDVRVRRAIAAGIDRTAILELCRRGDGAEARIAQSVVPPNNDAHQDIPVDARAAHGRPELARALLDQAGYPAGLELTAVHQLGEPEQDVLAACAAALAGAGIQLRLIGLDRGDYHQLRHHRHPEPATGWDLMLSSHSADWHYRNSRVFLQPLFETGAEDNLGGFSDPEVDESIQRALAAATEAPATALAAWQEVQRRVLEQAAVVPILFRAPVAGPRRGARVRNAIPMPALGYGYDLSALWLDDGRLDNERGEAAGWKDVDAHLAPIAGAS, from the coding sequence GTGAGCGCGCCGAGCGCTGCCGCCGTTCGGGCTGAGCGCCCCCGCGCCGGCGGCGTCCTGCGGCTCTACGGGCCTGGCGACATCGATCACCTCGATCCGGCCGCCGCTCACCGCCAGACCCGCGCGATCCTGCGGCTGCTCTCCCGCCAGCTGCTCAGCTACCAGCCGCATGCCGACCTGCGGAACTGGCAGTCGGTGGCGCCGGTGCCCGACGTCGCGCTTGCGGTGCCCTCGACCTACAACGCCGGACTCGGCGCGAGCCACCGCAGCTACGTGCTGCACCTGCGGCCACAGGTCTGCTGGGACACCTCACCGCCTCGCGAGGTGACGGCGCAGGACTTCGTTCGGGGCTTCAAGCGGGTGGCAGGCACGCGGGCCCGGTCCGCGGCCCGCAGCTACTTCGGCAGCGTGATCAGGGGGATGGCCCAGTTCTGCGACGGCTTCGCCGCGGCGGTGCCGCCCACCGCCACGGCCGAGCAGTTCGCCGCGTACCAGAACGCGCATGAGATCCCCGGGATCTTCGTCCTCGACGACCAGACGCTGGTGATCGAGCTGCTCCGCGCGTCACCCGACTTCACCCACATGCTGGCCCTGATCGGCGCCTCCGCGGCCCCGGCGGAGTACGACGCCCTGGTGCCCGGCAGCCCGGAGTCGCACCGCAACCTCCGATCGAACGGGCCGTACCGGGTGGCTCACCACCTGCCCGGCAAGCAGCTGCGGCTCGAACCCAACCCGGCCTGGCTGCCGGAGTCCGACCCGGTGCGCGGGCGCCACCTGGACGCCATCGAGATCACCGTCGGGGCGGCCGGCCCCCGCGAGATCGCCGACCGGATCGAGGCCGGGCACGCCGACCTGCCATGGGGCGCCCCGGCGCGCGCCCTGCCGGCGCAAAGCCATGCCGATCCGGCCGGCACGCTCAGTTGGGACCTCGATCCGTACCTGGTGTTCAACGTCGCCGGTGGGGCGGCCGCACTCGGCGATGTGCGGGTGCGGCGCGCGATCGCCGCCGGCATCGACCGGACCGCGATCCTCGAGCTGTGCCGCCGGGGGGACGGCGCCGAAGCCCGGATCGCGCAGTCGGTGGTGCCGCCGAACAACGACGCGCACCAGGACATCCCGGTTGACGCCCGCGCCGCCCACGGCCGGCCCGAGCTGGCCCGAGCGCTGCTCGACCAGGCCGGCTACCCGGCCGGCCTGGAGTTGACTGCCGTCCATCAGCTGGGTGAGCCCGAACAGGACGTGCTGGCCGCGTGCGCCGCGGCGCTGGCCGGGGCGGGTATCCAGCTGCGACTGATCGGGCTGGACCGCGGCGACTACCACCAGCTGCGCCACCACCGGCATCCCGAGCCCGCGACAGGGTGGGACCTGATGCTGAGCTCCCATTCCGCGGACTGGCACTACCGCAACAGCCGGGTCTTCCTGCAACCACTGTTCGAGACCGGCGCCGAGGACAACCTGGGCGGATTCAGCGATCCGGAGGTCGACGAGTCGATCCAGCGGGCGCTGGCAGCGGCCACCGAGGCGCCGGCGACAGCGCTCGCGGCGTGGCAGGAGGTGCAGCGGCGGGTGCTGGAGCAGGCCGCCGTGGTTCCGATCCTGTTCCGCGCCCCGGTCGCCGGGCCCCGGCGCGGTGCCAGGGTGCGTAACGCGATCCCGATGCCGGCGCTCGGCTACGGCTATGACCTCAGCGCGCTGTGGCTCGACGACGGGCGGCTCGACAACGAACGCGGCGAGGCCGCAGGCTGGAAGGACGTCGATGCTCACCTCGCGCCGATCGCGGGCGCGAGCTGA
- a CDS encoding DUF6004 family protein: protein MSVSGPETYESLNLEPQPIRPHILAAATVVFGEDYYTGQRETINLSGFVQLNKWPMPGFEHRVDEKGYAEFDLELISAPEVGIKGYSYVLNDRIQILSNPFLPNTGHIRQIVPGKNFPANFFIRRFGILETSSMRLAHRDVIEILGTVDHIPPYKKPLTGPYLGEPRGDGPFDVLQAPNVVRGINLPEAWYPSNDDNQPVGITPSVFFAPSAGPCMSMLVDPSIIMQSSMEGQIKVELNGKTVSIDIAGEYEKAAGGELLLFGPEKHHDGDGVLAQLARVAMVGHCPELGGRVMLRASWPKVSGGTFGEGHEESLSRVKYPSALHLDAQFELATPSGVLYATSAVHVSGKVLDIEPDGTELRMQGPDTALVAQDGTPRARLSDVQLVMRRSIVGTEAHVSGAGQLVRS from the coding sequence ATGAGTGTTTCCGGTCCCGAGACTTACGAGTCGCTGAACCTCGAACCCCAACCCATCCGGCCCCACATCCTCGCTGCCGCCACGGTGGTGTTCGGCGAGGACTACTACACCGGCCAGCGAGAGACGATCAACCTCTCCGGCTTCGTGCAGCTGAACAAGTGGCCGATGCCCGGCTTCGAGCACCGCGTGGACGAGAAGGGCTACGCCGAGTTCGACCTTGAGCTGATCAGCGCTCCCGAGGTCGGCATCAAGGGCTACAGCTACGTTCTCAACGACCGCATCCAGATCCTGTCCAACCCGTTCCTGCCCAACACCGGGCACATTCGCCAGATCGTGCCGGGCAAGAACTTCCCCGCGAACTTCTTCATCCGCCGGTTCGGCATCCTGGAGACCAGCTCGATGCGGCTCGCTCACCGCGACGTCATCGAGATCCTTGGCACCGTCGACCACATCCCGCCGTACAAGAAGCCGCTGACCGGTCCCTACCTCGGCGAGCCTCGCGGCGACGGGCCGTTCGACGTCCTGCAGGCGCCGAACGTGGTACGCGGCATCAACCTGCCCGAGGCCTGGTACCCGTCCAACGACGACAACCAGCCGGTCGGGATCACCCCGTCGGTGTTCTTCGCGCCGAGCGCCGGTCCGTGCATGTCGATGCTGGTCGACCCGTCGATCATCATGCAGTCCTCGATGGAGGGCCAGATCAAGGTCGAGCTCAACGGCAAGACCGTGAGCATCGACATCGCCGGTGAGTACGAGAAGGCCGCGGGTGGCGAGCTGCTGCTGTTCGGCCCGGAGAAGCACCACGACGGTGACGGCGTCCTGGCCCAGCTCGCCCGCGTCGCGATGGTCGGCCACTGCCCGGAGCTGGGCGGGCGCGTGATGCTGCGGGCCAGCTGGCCCAAGGTGTCGGGCGGCACCTTCGGCGAAGGCCACGAAGAGAGCCTGAGCCGGGTGAAGTACCCGAGCGCGCTGCACCTGGACGCCCAGTTCGAGCTGGCCACCCCGTCGGGTGTCCTCTACGCCACCAGCGCCGTTCACGTCAGCGGCAAGGTGCTCGACATCGAGCCGGATGGCACCGAACTGCGCATGCAGGGCCCGGACACCGCTCTGGTCGCCCAGGACGGCACGCCTCGGGCGCGGCTGTCCGACGTCCAGCTCGTCATGCGTCGCTCGATCGTCGGAACCGAGGCGCACGTCTCGGGAGCCGGCCAGCTGGTGCGCAGCTGA
- a CDS encoding TldD/PmbA family protein yields MRRAVDPSFLALPLEPLAHAALTRAGELGARDASFRILRTRTGRLRLRDGVVEAASDSVDIGLGVRLVYDGTWGYAAAAELTTEAAAGAARQAVEVAIACRPLRRAPVTLAEEATCPRTSWVSPYDIDPFDVPETERAALLAGWSHRLLNSSAVEHVLALFTAVRENRFYADAAGAAVIQQRVRVHPMVTAFGRAVGGEPASLRTAGPPTGRGWEYLGGAGWDFDAELAELPEQLAAKSRARPVRPGSYDLVIDASNLWLTIHETVGHATELDRALGHEASYAGTTFVTPDGPGTLRFGAPLMNVTADRTTEHGLATIGVDDEGVAAQSWELVRDGVLIGLQTDRRTAALAGASRSTGCSFAESAEYPPLARMPNVCLRPAAGGPDVAGLISGVEDGIYLAGANSWSIDPRREHFQFTAQRCHRIRSGRLDGQLSGVAYQGETTGFWGGLAALGGPATYGLFGADLCGKGQPVQVAAASHGCPAAVFSGVRVERVGGERRS; encoded by the coding sequence ATGCGGCGTGCCGTCGACCCCTCGTTCCTGGCGCTCCCACTGGAACCACTCGCCCATGCCGCGCTCACCCGCGCCGGCGAGCTGGGAGCGCGGGACGCCTCGTTCCGAATCCTGCGCACCCGCACCGGCCGGCTCCGGTTGCGCGACGGGGTCGTCGAGGCGGCCAGTGACTCGGTGGACATCGGGCTGGGGGTGCGGCTGGTGTATGACGGCACCTGGGGATATGCCGCCGCTGCCGAGCTGACCACCGAGGCCGCGGCCGGGGCCGCGCGGCAGGCGGTCGAGGTGGCCATCGCCTGCCGCCCGCTCCGGCGCGCGCCGGTGACCCTGGCCGAGGAAGCCACCTGTCCCCGGACCAGCTGGGTTTCCCCCTATGACATCGACCCGTTCGACGTTCCCGAAACCGAACGTGCCGCGCTACTGGCCGGCTGGAGCCACCGGCTGCTGAACTCCTCGGCCGTCGAGCACGTGCTGGCGCTGTTCACCGCGGTGCGGGAGAACCGCTTCTACGCGGACGCGGCAGGTGCTGCGGTGATCCAGCAACGGGTCCGCGTCCATCCCATGGTGACCGCCTTCGGCAGGGCCGTGGGAGGTGAGCCCGCGTCATTGCGGACCGCGGGCCCGCCGACCGGGCGGGGCTGGGAGTACCTGGGCGGAGCAGGCTGGGACTTCGACGCCGAGCTCGCCGAACTGCCGGAGCAACTGGCAGCCAAGTCGCGTGCCCGGCCGGTGCGACCGGGCAGCTATGACCTGGTGATCGACGCCTCGAACCTGTGGCTCACCATTCACGAGACGGTCGGCCACGCCACCGAGCTCGACCGCGCCCTCGGCCACGAGGCGTCCTATGCCGGAACGACCTTCGTGACTCCCGACGGACCCGGGACGTTGCGCTTCGGCGCGCCGCTGATGAATGTGACGGCGGACCGCACCACCGAGCACGGGCTCGCGACGATCGGGGTCGATGACGAGGGCGTCGCCGCGCAGTCGTGGGAACTGGTGCGCGACGGGGTGCTGATCGGCCTGCAGACCGACCGGCGCACCGCGGCCCTCGCCGGCGCGTCCCGGTCGACCGGGTGCAGCTTCGCCGAATCGGCCGAGTACCCGCCGCTGGCCCGAATGCCCAATGTCTGCCTGCGACCCGCGGCCGGCGGCCCGGACGTCGCGGGGCTGATCTCGGGGGTGGAGGACGGCATCTACCTCGCCGGGGCGAACAGCTGGTCCATCGATCCGCGGCGCGAGCACTTCCAGTTCACGGCGCAGCGCTGTCACCGGATCCGTTCCGGCCGCCTCGACGGCCAGCTCAGCGGCGTCGCCTATCAGGGCGAGACGACCGGGTTCTGGGGCGGATTGGCCGCGCTGGGCGGCCCTGCCACGTACGGGCTCTTCGGCGCTGACCTGTGTGGAAAGGGCCAACCGGTGCAGGTGGCCGCCGCCAGTCACGGCTGCCCCGCCGCCGTGTTCAGCGGCGTCCGGGTCGAGCGGGTCGGCGGGGAGCGCCGGTCATGA
- a CDS encoding methyltransferase domain-containing protein, whose product MSTTELPAVKDAGDHYDQMGGLIEIMGGNIHVGYWTDEDDRTPLLEAINRLTDIVGGKLDLQPGQRLLDIGCGVGVPAIRLGQRVEAEIIGVTISHWQVREATRRVQAAGLRGQVRIEHGDAAALNHPDGSFDAVLMFQALHHAADRGQWLDEMVRVARPGARIVLTEFIEEIPLTVEETQILLAGAMQPPLRYDDMLDAVRATGMVIDDVIDCGDRIRRSYPAYFDRLERHRDELIASFGEERIQEQQDAMGMLLPIYRDKIGYLIITGHKPA is encoded by the coding sequence GTGTCTACCACCGAACTGCCCGCAGTCAAGGACGCCGGAGATCACTACGACCAGATGGGCGGCCTCATCGAGATCATGGGCGGCAACATCCACGTCGGCTACTGGACCGACGAGGACGATCGAACGCCGCTGCTCGAAGCCATCAACCGCCTCACCGACATCGTGGGGGGCAAGCTCGATCTTCAGCCGGGACAGCGCCTGCTCGATATCGGCTGCGGCGTCGGCGTGCCCGCGATCCGGCTGGGGCAGCGCGTCGAGGCCGAGATCATCGGTGTCACGATCAGCCACTGGCAGGTGCGGGAGGCGACCCGCCGGGTCCAAGCCGCCGGGCTGCGCGGCCAGGTCAGGATCGAGCACGGCGACGCCGCGGCCCTGAACCACCCGGACGGCAGCTTCGACGCGGTGCTGATGTTCCAGGCGCTGCACCACGCCGCCGACCGCGGTCAGTGGCTTGACGAGATGGTCCGGGTGGCCCGGCCGGGCGCTCGCATCGTGCTCACCGAGTTCATCGAAGAGATCCCGCTGACCGTCGAGGAGACCCAGATCCTGCTCGCGGGCGCGATGCAGCCGCCGCTGCGCTATGACGACATGCTCGACGCGGTCCGGGCCACCGGCATGGTGATCGACGATGTGATCGACTGCGGCGACCGGATCAGGCGCTCCTACCCCGCGTACTTCGACCGGTTGGAGCGCCATCGCGACGAGCTCATCGCCAGCTTCGGCGAGGAGCGCATCCAGGAGCAGCAGGACGCTATGGGCATGCTGCTGCCGATCTACCGCGACAAGATCGGATACCTGATCATCACCGGCCACAAGCCTGCCTGA
- a CDS encoding aminotransferase class V-fold PLP-dependent enzyme codes for MTYTENLQHELAGPGSPDVRSDGDQRPERPRDASWDDLRRLFALEPGVVHLNTGTVGVLPHAVEDEYDRVTRQWAGGLVDVYRPTMFTEYRAAIAGSYGVDGDEIVISHNATEAVARVINGLDLHAGDEAVVTTHECYSVLSNLNLVRNRHGLVLKVLTPPSGHRATAEEIVALFEQAITPRTKVFAFSAISLWTGTMMPLRALCQLAQRHGISTVVDGALISGMLEESLRASGADFIACSGSKYQCGPLGSGILYVRNKVFPEYNPLPLPTLWPVISTWYPMIGSPPPRSGTSVESYDIGDYLQSAGSANIARGAALAKACQLWDEIGRDRIERRVMELGDHARERVLDRFGEQAMYSPVTDPGLRSPLIAFNPFREPADHWNVKKISALTDRLAAEHRIWVRWTEFDVPHSPHQHYAARISPHIFNDVEEIDQAVARIAAVAEELA; via the coding sequence GTGACATACACCGAGAACCTCCAGCACGAGCTCGCCGGGCCCGGCTCGCCCGACGTGCGCAGCGACGGCGACCAGCGCCCGGAGCGGCCGCGGGATGCCAGCTGGGACGACCTCAGGCGGCTGTTCGCGCTGGAGCCCGGCGTCGTCCACCTCAACACCGGCACGGTGGGGGTGCTGCCGCACGCCGTCGAGGACGAGTACGACCGGGTCACCCGCCAGTGGGCGGGCGGGCTGGTGGACGTCTATCGCCCGACGATGTTCACCGAGTACCGAGCCGCCATCGCCGGCTCCTACGGGGTCGACGGCGACGAGATCGTGATCAGTCACAACGCGACCGAGGCGGTCGCCCGGGTGATCAACGGCCTGGACCTGCACGCCGGCGACGAAGCGGTCGTGACGACGCACGAGTGCTATTCGGTGCTGTCCAACCTCAATCTGGTGCGCAACCGGCACGGCCTGGTGCTGAAGGTGCTGACCCCGCCGTCGGGTCACCGGGCAACGGCTGAGGAGATCGTGGCGCTCTTCGAGCAGGCCATCACGCCGCGTACCAAGGTATTCGCGTTCTCGGCGATCAGCCTGTGGACCGGGACCATGATGCCGTTGCGCGCGCTGTGCCAGCTGGCGCAACGACACGGCATCAGCACCGTGGTCGACGGCGCGCTGATATCGGGGATGCTCGAGGAGAGCCTGCGTGCCTCCGGGGCGGACTTCATCGCCTGCTCCGGCTCGAAGTACCAGTGCGGGCCGCTGGGCAGCGGGATCCTGTACGTCAGGAACAAGGTGTTTCCCGAGTACAACCCGTTGCCGCTGCCCACCCTGTGGCCGGTGATCTCCACCTGGTACCCGATGATCGGCAGCCCGCCGCCCAGGTCGGGCACCTCGGTCGAGAGCTATGACATCGGCGACTACCTGCAAAGCGCCGGCAGCGCGAATATCGCCCGCGGCGCGGCGCTGGCCAAGGCCTGTCAGCTGTGGGACGAGATCGGTCGGGACCGGATCGAGCGCCGGGTGATGGAACTCGGTGACCACGCCCGCGAGCGGGTCCTCGACCGCTTCGGCGAGCAGGCCATGTACTCCCCGGTCACCGACCCTGGCCTGCGCAGCCCGCTGATCGCTTTCAACCCGTTCCGCGAGCCGGCCGACCACTGGAACGTCAAGAAGATCAGCGCGCTGACCGACCGGCTCGCCGCCGAGCACCGGATCTGGGTCCGCTGGACCGAGTTCGACGTGCCGCACTCGCCGCATCAGCATTACGCCGCCCGGATCAGCCCGCACATCTTCAACGACGTCGAGGAGATCGATCAGGCGGTGGCCCGGATCGCCGCCGTGGCCGAGGAACTCGCGTGA